From one Anopheles bellator chromosome 1, idAnoBellAS_SP24_06.2, whole genome shotgun sequence genomic stretch:
- the LOC131205333 gene encoding ribosomal protein S6 kinase beta-2 isoform X1, with product MAGVFDLELHEEDNVHDSDDDVIEIEDVDLEPELHINTNLETEDSETISLSEDIINPGQIKLGPQDFELKKVLGKGGYGKVFQVKKTTGADANAFFAMKVLKKASIVRNQKDTAHTRAERNILEAVRHPFIVELVYAFQTGGKLYLILEYLSGGELFMHLEREGIFLEDTACFYLCEIILALEHLHNLGIIYRDLKPENVLLDAQGHVKLTDFGLCKEHIQEGIVTHTFCGTIEYMAPEILMRSGHGKAVDWWSLGALMYDMLTGMPPFCADNRKKTVDAILKDKLNIPGYLTPDSRDLIRRLMKRQVGQRLGSGPTDGQAVRAHPFFRNVNWEDVVARRLDPPIKPVLASEDDVSQFDTKFTKEIPVDSPDETTLSESANLIFQGFTYVAPSVLEDMQTRVTTPRSPRRMPRHHGQHMHQHYHHSHHHQHSHQLGGASGSSTVTTTVRYTTTTILPPLMHHNNLHHMQHPHGAGSIQQRAAAGQQPPSAANAPPQPHASGAGSSRPFNAASIARRTPPHLQPFSPRPSPQDEMMDVYPEMSIS from the exons GTCGATCTGGAACCGGAACTGCACATCAACACAAACTTAGA GACCGAAGACTCGGAAACGATATCACTTTCGGAGGACATCATAAATCCGGGCCAGATAAAGCTTGGGCCACAGGATTTCGAGCTGAAAAAGGTGCTGGGAAAAGGTGGCTACGGTAAAGTCTTCCAG GTGAAAAAAACGACCGGTGCTGATGCGAACGCGTTCTTCGCCATGAAGGTGCTGAAGAAGGCGTCGATAGTTAGAAATCAAAAAgacaccgcacacacgcgggccgAACGCAACATTTTGGAGGCCGTCCGG CATCCGTTTATCGTGGAACTAGTGTACGCCTTCCAGACCGGCGGCAAGCTGTATTTAATCCTAGAGTATCTGAGCGGTGGCGAGCTGTTTATGCATTTAGAACGGGAAGGTATCTTCCTGGAGGACACTGCTTG CTTTTATCTCTGCGAAATCATTCTCGCACTGGAGCACCTGCACAATCTCGGCATCATCTACCGCGATCTGAAGCCGGAGAACGTGCTGCTCGATGCGCAGGGCCACGTGAAGCTGACCGACTTTGGCCTGTGCAAGGAACACATCCAGGAGGGCATCGTGACGCACACTTTCTGCGGTACGATCGAGTACAT GGCTCCCGAGATTCTGATGCGCAGCGGACACGGCAAAGCGGTTGACTGGTGGTCACTCGGTGCACTGATGTACGACATGCTCACGGGAATG CCACCATTCTGTGCGGACAATCGTAAGAAAACGGTCGACGCAATCCTGAAGGATAAGCTCAACATCCCGGGCTACCTGACGCCCGATTCACGCGATCTAATCCGCCGTCTGATGAAGCGACAGGTTGGCCAGCGACTCGGCAGTGGTCCGACCGATGGCCAGGCAGTTCGGGCACATCCGTTCTTCCGGAACGTCAACTGGGAGGACGTGGTGGCGAGACGGTTGGATCCTCCCATCAAACCAGTGCTG GCAAGCGAAGACGATGTATCTCAGTTTGACACCAAGTTTACGAAGGAAATACCGGTCGATTCACCCGACGAAACGACGCTGAGCGAGAGTGCCAACCTGATCTTCCAG GGTTTCACGTACGTCGCTCCGTCGGTGCTGGAGGATATGCAAACCCGTGTGACGACGCCAAGATCACCCCGCCGGATGCCACGCCATCATGGCCAACATATGCACCAACATTATCATCAcagccatcaccatcagcataGCCATCAGCTCGGTGGTGCCAGTGGCAGCTCGACCGTCACGACGACGGTTCGATACACGACCACCACGATTCTGCCCCCCCTTATGCACCACAACAACCTCCACCACATGCAGCATCCGCACGGGGCCGGTAGCATACAACAGCGCGCTGCTGCGGGACAGCAaccaccgtcggcggccaATGCACCACCACAACCTCACGCATCGGGAGCCGGCAGCAGTCGACCGTTTAATGCCGCGTCGATCGCCCGAAGAACACCACCCCACTTGCAGCCGTTCTCCCCGAGACCATCGCCCCAAGACGAAATGATGGACGTCTATCCGGAAATGTCCATTTCTTA G
- the LOC131205333 gene encoding ribosomal protein S6 kinase beta-2 isoform X2 gives MAGVFDLELHEEDNVHDSDDDVIEIEDVDLEPELHINTNLETEDSETISLSEDIINPGQIKLGPQDFELKKVLGKGGYGKVFQVKKTTGADANAFFAMKVLKKASIVRNQKDTAHTRAERNILEAVRHPFIVELVYAFQTGGKLYLILEYLSGGELFMHLEREGIFLEDTACFYLCEIILALEHLHNLGIIYRDLKPENVLLDAQGHVKLTDFGLCKEHIQEGIVTHTFCGTIEYMAPEILMRSGHGKAVDWWSLGALMYDMLTGMPPFCADNRKKTVDAILKDKLNIPGYLTPDSRDLIRRLMKRQVGQRLGSGPTDGQAVRAHPFFRNVNWEDVVARRLDPPIKPVLASEDDVSQFDTKFTKEIPVDSPDETTLSESANLIFQGFTYVAPSVLEDMQTRVTTPRSPRRMPRHHGQHMHQHYHHSHHHQHSHQLGGASGSSTVTTTVRYTTTTILPPLMHHNNLHHMQHPHGAGSIQQRAAAGQQPPSAANAPPQPHASGAGSSRPFNAASIARRTPPHLQPFSPRPSPQDEMMDVYPEMSIS, from the exons GTCGATCTGGAACCGGAACTGCACATCAACACAAACTTAGA GACCGAAGACTCGGAAACGATATCACTTTCGGAGGACATCATAAATCCGGGCCAGATAAAGCTTGGGCCACAGGATTTCGAGCTGAAAAAGGTGCTGGGAAAAGGTGGCTACGGTAAAGTCTTCCAG GTGAAAAAAACGACCGGTGCTGATGCGAACGCGTTCTTCGCCATGAAGGTGCTGAAGAAGGCGTCGATAGTTAGAAATCAAAAAgacaccgcacacacgcgggccgAACGCAACATTTTGGAGGCCGTCCGG CATCCGTTTATCGTGGAACTAGTGTACGCCTTCCAGACCGGCGGCAAGCTGTATTTAATCCTAGAGTATCTGAGCGGTGGCGAGCTGTTTATGCATTTAGAACGGGAAGGTATCTTCCTGGAGGACACTGCTTG CTTTTATCTCTGCGAAATCATTCTCGCACTGGAGCACCTGCACAATCTCGGCATCATCTACCGCGATCTGAAGCCGGAGAACGTGCTGCTCGATGCGCAGGGCCACGTGAAGCTGACCGACTTTGGCCTGTGCAAGGAACACATCCAGGAGGGCATCGTGACGCACACTTTCTGCGGTACGATCGAGTACAT GGCTCCCGAGATTCTGATGCGCAGCGGACACGGCAAAGCGGTTGACTGGTGGTCACTCGGTGCACTGATGTACGACATGCTCACGGGAATG CCACCATTCTGTGCGGACAATCGTAAGAAAACGGTCGACGCAATCCTGAAGGATAAGCTCAACATCCCGGGCTACCTGACGCCCGATTCACGCGATCTAATCCGCCGTCTGATGAAGCGACAGGTTGGCCAGCGACTCGGCAGTGGTCCGACCGATGGCCAGGCAGTTCGGGCACATCCGTTCTTCCGGAACGTCAACTGGGAGGACGTGGTGGCGAGACGGTTGGATCCTCCCATCAAACCAGTGCTG GCAAGCGAAGACGATGTATCTCAGTTTGACACCAAGTTTACGAAGGAAATACCGGTCGATTCACCCGACGAAACGACGCTGAGCGAGAGTGCCAACCTGATCTTCCAG GGTTTCACGTACGTCGCTCCGTCGGTGCTGGAGGATATGCAAACCCGTGTGACGACGCCAAGATCACCCCGCCGGATGCCACGCCATCATGGCCAACATATGCACCAACATTATCATCAcagccatcaccatcagcataGCCATCAGCTCGGTGGTGCCAGTGGCAGCTCGACCGTCACGACGACGGTTCGATACACGACCACCACGATTCTGCCCCCCCTTATGCACCACAACAACCTCCACCACATGCAGCATCCGCACGGGGCCGGTAGCATACAACAGCGCGCTGCTGCGGGACAGCAaccaccgtcggcggccaATGCACCACCACAACCTCACGCATCGGGAGCCGGCAGCAGTCGACCGTTTAATGCCGCGTCGATCGCCCGAAGAACACCACCCCACTTGCAGCCGTTCTCCCCGAGACCATCGCCCCAAGACGAAATGATGGACGTCTATCCGGAAATGTCCATTTCTTAG
- the LOC131210394 gene encoding E3 ubiquitin-protein ligase Bre1 — MSKRSADDAATGAGSVVGAANSAGGGLQPPIKKVHFEPHLIGPISTLEEMDIKVLQFQNKKLAQRIEQRIRCESELRSRIEQLEKRQTQDDAVLNVVNRYWNQLNEDIRVLLQRFDAETADESENKNENEVTTSFLMQLATWDKEELDDKLANRVQVSKRAVAKIVQVFDRLMQRNEKLMLAMKGESDEALGKAGGGGGLPPDLDETLRQTYIDVMAENRNLQTQNTLLHEKFHTISLKLSEYQDMLNGKETEAAELRNQIDDLQYELEKVRCRNDKLENHLAEAIEKLKAYHQLHGGDPLSSGTGGAGGGSSERHSSSNSGSGGGRGTGSMTSVAAQHLEDLQKELEEYKELSNNRLQELDKLHLQHREALKEVEKLKMDIRQLPESVIVETTEYKCLQSQFSVLYNESMQIKTLLDESRNQLQSSKNQHLRQIEMMESEELIAQKRVRSDMIQMEDVLSQIRKEYEMLRIEFEQNMAANEQTAPINHEMRHLILSLQNHNGQLKGEVQRYKKKYKDVSADNTKLRKDLEEVSTKLTAAQEVAQQQAETIKQEANNCLASMGGSATNDSGGRGGTGGHIKEEGGGGAGSGGLKDSGGGGGGAGMLHDRDGNPCSIKEEDPNGMLNSCGTMGSHLSGGMLRSDSGEEGGSEGVLDGANGTIKREEIIGPDGTVMVVVKKECPGTPGGHKMVSGGVGDKANGPKCIESDLVRDLRNQLKKALNDQKEMKLLLDMYKGVPKEQRDKVQLMASEKKKCAEIEDLKVQMKKLQESKREDRKKLADEEALRKIKQLEEQKYELQKQVQNQKQPPDSSWSSGYRPFEEEALLNEMEVTGQAFEDMQEQNSRLIQQLREKDDANFKLMSDRIKANQMHKLLREEKQMLEDQVTTRDSQIEAMHVVLRKLEEKERILQNTVTTIEKELVARQQAMEMHKRKAIESAQSAADLKLHLEKYHAQMKEAQQVVAEKTSSLEAEAYKTKRLQEELAQHKRKAERMKKIEMSGTTIDEVMLEEIREYKETLTCPSCKVKRKDAVLSKCFHVFCYDCLRTRYETRQRKCPKCNCAFGANDYHRLYLST; from the exons ATGTCGAAGCGCTCGGCGGACGATGCGGCCACTGGGGCGGGGAGCGTCGTTGGCGCGGCGAACAGCGCTGGCGGTGGGCTGCAGCCGCCGATCAAGAAAGTGCACTTCGAGCCGCACCTGATCGGCCCGATTTCGACGCTCGAAGAGATGGACATCAAGGTGTTGCAGTTCCAGAACAAGAAGCTCGCCCAGCGCATCGAGCAGCGGATACGGTGCGAGTCGGAGCTGCGGTCGCGCATCGAGCAGCTCGAGAAGCGCCAAACGCAGGACGATGCCGTCCTCAATGTGGTCAATCGTTACTGGAACCAGCTGAACGAGGACAtccgggtgctgctgcagcgctTCGACGCCGAGACGGCGGATGAATCGGAGAACAAAA ATGAGAACGAGGTCACGACGTCGTTTCTTATGCAGCTCGCCACCTGGGACAAGGAGGAGCTGGACGACAAGCTGGCCAACCGGGTGCAGGTGTCGAAGCGGGCCGTCGCCAAGATCGTGCAGGTTTTCGACCGCCTCATGCAGCGCAACGAGAAGCTGATGCTCGCGATGAAGGGCGAATCGGACGAAGCGCTCGGAAAGGCCGGGGGCGGCGGAGGGTTACCGCCCGATCTGGACGAAACCCTGCGCCAAACGTACATCGACGTGATGGCGGAGAACCGCAACCTGCAAACCCAGAACACGCTGCTACACGAAAAGTTTCACACGATCTCGCTCAAACTGAGCGAGTACCAGGACATGCTGAACGGCAAGGAGACGGAAGCGGCCGAGCTGCGCAACCAAATCGACGATCTGCAGTACGAGCTGGAGAAGGTGCGGTGTCGGAATGACAAGCTGGAGAACCACCTGGCGGAAGCGATCGAGAAGCTCAAGGCGTACCACCAGCTGCACGGTGGTGATCCGCTCAGCTCCGGAAcaggtggtgccggtggtggttcgtCCGAGCGACACTCGTCGAGCAacagtggcagcggcggcggccggggaACGGGCTCGATGACGAGCGTGGCCGCCCAGCACCTCGAGGATCTGCAGAAGGAACTGGAGGAGTACAAAGAGCTGTCGAACAATCGGTTGCAGGAGCTCGACAAGCTGCACCTGCAGCACCGGGAAGCGCTGAAGGAGGTCGAGAAGCTAAAGATGGACATCCGGCAGCTGCCGGAGTCGGTGATCGTCGAGACGACCGAGTACAAGTGCCTCCAATCGCAGTTCTCCGTGCTGTACAACGAATCGATGCAGATCAAGACGCTGCTGGACGAGAGCCGCAACCAGCTGCAGTCGAGCAAGAACCAGCACCTGCGCCAGATCGAGATGATGGAGAGCGAAGAGCTGATCGCGCAGAAGCGCGTGCGGAGCGACATGATACAGATGGAGGACGTATTGTCGCAGATACGCAAGGAGTACGAGATGTTGCGTATCGAGTTCGAGCAAAACATGGCCGCGAACGAGCAGACGGCGCCGATCAACCACGAGATGCGCCACCTGATACTGTCCCTGCAGAACCACAACGGCCAGCTGAAGGGCGAGGTGCAGCGCTACAAGAAGAAGTACAAGGATGTGTCGGCCGACAACACGAAGCTGCGCAAGGACCTGGAGGAGGTCTCAACGAAGCTGACCGCCGCGCAGGAAGTGGCCCAACAGCAGGCGGAAACGATCAAGCAAGAAGCGAACAACTGCCTCGCGTCGATGGGAGGAAGTGCCACCAACGACAGTGGTGGCCGAGGGGGTACCGGTGGCCACATAAAGGAGGAAGGCGGTGGCGGAGCGGGAAGCGGAGGTCTCAAGGACagtggcggaggtggcggcggcgccggtaTGCTACACGATCGCGACGGAAATCCGTGTTCCATCAAGGAGGAAGACCCGAACGGAATGCTAAACTCGTGCGGCACAATGGGTAGCCATCTCAGCGGCGGTATGTTGCGATCGGATTCGGGCGAAGAGGGTGGCTCCGAAGGTGTCCTCGATGGGGCTAATGGTACCATCAAACGGGAGGAGATCATCGGCCCGGACGgaacggtgatggtggtggtgaagaagGAATGTCCAGGAacgcccggtggccacaagATGGTCTCCGGCGGCGTTGGAGACAAAGCAAACGGGCCCAAATGCATCGAGTCGGATCTGGTGCGCGATCTGCGGAATCAGCTGAAGAAAGCTTTAAACGATCAGAAAGAgatgaagctgctgctggacatgTACAAGGGCGTGCCGAAGGAGCAGCGGGACAAGGTTCAGCTGATGGCGtccgagaagaagaagtgtGCCGAAATCGAGGACCTCAAGGTGCAGATGAAGAAGCTGCAGGAGAGCAAACGCGAGGATCGGAAAAAGCTGGCCGACGAGGAAGCCCTGCGGAAGATCAAGCAGCTCGAGGAGCAGAAGTACGAGCTGCAGAAACAGGTCCAAAACCAGAAGCAACCACCGGACAGCAGCTGGAGCAGCGGCTATCGACCATTT GAGGAAGAAGCACTACTGAACGAGATGGAGGTCACGGGGCAGGCATTCGAGGACATGCAAGAGCAAAACTCAAGACTGATACAGCAGCTGCGCGAGAAGGACGATGCCAACTTTAAGCTCATGTCCGACCGGATCAAGGCGAACCAAATGCACAAGCTGTTACGGGAAGAGAAGCAAATGCTGGAAGATCAG GTAACGACCCGGGACAGTCAGATCGAGGCAATGCACGTGGTGCTGCGGAAGCTCGAGGAGAAGGAACGTATACTCCAGAAcacggtgacgacgatcgaGAAGGAGCTCGTGGCGCGCCAGCAAGCGATGGAGATGCACAAACGGAAAGCGATCGAATCGGCGCAATCGGCGGCCGACCTGAAGCTGCACCTCGAAAAGTACCACGCCCAGATGAAGGAAGCCCAACAggtggtggccgaaaagaCGAGCTCGCTCGAGGCGGAAGCATACAAAACGAAGCGCCTGCAGGAGGAGCTGGCCCAGCACAAGCGCAAGGCGGAGCGGATGAAGAAGATCGAAATGTCCGGCACCACGATCGACGAGGTGATGCTGGAGGAGATCCGTGAGTACAAGGAAACACTGACCTGCCCCTCTTGCAAGGTGAAGCGCAAAGACGCGGTCCTGTCCAAGTGTTTCCACGTCTTCTGCTACGATTGCTTGCGGACGCGCTACGAAACGCGCCAGCGCAAGTGTCCGAAGTGTAACTGTGCGTTCGGTGCCAACGACTACCACCGGTTATACCTCTCGACGTAA
- the LOC131205372 gene encoding tektin-1, translating to MSEKYLREQNLVIVPPEQPKYTVRDWENNNRRQNLFSVAQQDLADRVISESDRVIDETKHTTESSKDEVDYRLRERIEDIRFRRDELQSQKREAHIEEEALKVYKRRTIDAINTLREIAVPLCQKCIVLRETRDGTDLVNDAVDRELRKELTVMEGGVALLEKVLAECVEQIRRLRATIYLLDRDLADKDRSIRIDEKNLELRPNQMEMKVYAGRVPLDPYNATDEEWIMVTNRNIEATAREINSAQPLRSYVDQLLRQIAEDIRSQVERTSAAFRQRIAELRYTKVKLENVHKETVRQVNELTRAVTRLEREIAEKEGYVALAQTRLANRAQRPGIELCRDSVYEGLKRELAELRSSTAKLDGSRVKSKATLRYLLSTQVLQEEEINRKTRSLRTDEVDCMTMRESLKFQDF from the exons ATGTCCGAAAAGTATTTGCGAGAGCAAAATCTCGTCATCGTTCCCCCGGAACAACCAAAATACACCGTGCGCGACTGGGAGAATAACAATCGCAGGCAGAATCTGTTCTCCGTGGCCCAGCAGGACCTGGCCGATCGGGTGATAAG CGAAAGTGACCGCGTTATTGATGAGACGAAGCACACGACGGAATCGAGCAAGGATGAGGTCGACTACCGGTTGCGGGAACGTATCGAGGACATTCGCTTTCGCCGAGATGAGCTGCAGAGCCAGAAACGGGAAGCGCACATCGAGGAGGAAGCGCTGAAGGTGTACAAACGGAGGACGATCGATGCGATCAACACGCTGCGCGAGATTGCGGTGCCGCTCTGTCAGAAGTGTATCGTCCTGCGGGAAACGCGCGACGGCACGGATCTGGTCAACGATGCCGTCGATCGCGAGCTACGCAAAGAGCTGACCGTAATGGAGGGTGGTGTAGCCCTGCTGGAGAAGGTGCTGGCCGAGTGTGTCGAACAGATCCGTCGTCTGCGCGCTACGATCTATCTGCTCGATCGCGATCTGGCCGACAAGGACCGTTCGATTCGGATCGACGAGAAGAATCTCGAGCTGCGCCCGAACCAGATGGAGATGAAGGTGTACGCCGGACGGGTTCCGTTGGATCCTTA CAACGCTACCGACGAGGAGTGGATTATGGTGACCAATCGGAACATTGAGGCGACCGCCCGGGAGATTAATAGTGCACAACCGTTGCGCTCCTACGTTGACCAGCTGCTGCGCCAGATTGCCGAAGACATTCGGTCGCAGGTCGAACGGACCAGTGCCGCCTTCCGGCAGCGCATCGCCGAGCTGCGGTACACCAAAGTTAAGCTCGAGAACGTGCACAAGGAAACGGTGCGGCAGGTGAACGAGCTGACGCGCGCCGTTACACGGCTCGAGCGGGAGATTGCCGAAAAGGAGGGTTACGTAGCGCTGGCCCAAACACGACTGGCGAACCGTGCCCAGCGACCGGGGATCGAACTGTGCCGGGACAGCGTTTACGAGGGCCTCAAAAGGGAACTGGCCGAGCTGCGCAGTTCGACGGCCAAGCTCGATGGCAGTCGGGTGAAGTCGAAGGCCACGCTACGCTATTTGCTTAGCACGCAAGTGCTGCAGGAGGAGGAAATCAACCGCAAGACGAGATCCTTGCGTACCGACGAGGTGGACTGCATGACGATGAGGGAGAGTTTGAAGTTTCAGGACTTTTGA